Proteins from a genomic interval of Mycobacterium conspicuum:
- a CDS encoding type II toxin-antitoxin system HicB family antitoxin codes for MNRYTYRAEWSPERGEYSSRCIELPWLEQWAPTLQEATAAAQRVVDEYLDEQIRDGGEVPAPLNERHYSGKFVVRTSPNLHARLALEAAEQRVSMNHWVVQKLSGRLDHRLSDIFDFD; via the coding sequence GTGAACCGCTACACCTACCGCGCCGAATGGTCACCTGAGCGCGGTGAATACTCCAGCCGGTGCATCGAGCTGCCGTGGCTCGAGCAATGGGCTCCCACCCTGCAGGAGGCCACCGCCGCCGCGCAGCGCGTCGTCGACGAGTATCTCGACGAGCAGATTCGAGATGGCGGCGAAGTGCCGGCCCCGCTCAACGAGCGCCACTACAGCGGCAAGTTCGTGGTGAGGACTTCGCCCAATTTGCACGCGAGGCTCGCCCTCGAAGCCGCCGAACAGCGTGTGTCGATGAATCACTGGGTGGTGCAGAAGCTTTCGGGGCGCCTTGACCATCGGCTTAGCGACATCTTCGACTTCGATTAG